In Numidum massiliense, a single genomic region encodes these proteins:
- a CDS encoding dihydroxyacetone kinase subunit DhaK has translation MKKLINNARDVVEETLEGYVEAHPSYVKQLPTSKRSLVTAKKTRDGKVGVLIGGGSGHEPAFLGYVGAGMADAVAVGNIFASPPPNPILEATKAIDKGAGVVYVYGNYAGDVMNFGMAAELAELEAGIRVGQVIATDDVASAPKEEANKRRGIAGEFFVWKVAGAAADRGYGMDEVMRLANKANANTRTMGVGLGPCYIPQTGKPSFELAGDEMEIGLGHHGEPGIEKGKLQSADQVADRLLTDILTDMPLARGAKVAVLVNGLGATPRMELYIIFRRVKQLLSEKGIAIYRTYVGDYITSLEMSGCSLTVMTLDDELAVAVDYPVDCPMFVQK, from the coding sequence ATGAAGAAACTCATCAATAATGCAAGAGACGTTGTCGAAGAGACGCTTGAAGGGTATGTAGAGGCACATCCGTCATACGTCAAACAACTTCCCACAAGTAAGCGGTCACTAGTGACTGCTAAAAAGACGCGCGACGGTAAAGTTGGCGTATTAATCGGCGGGGGCTCCGGTCACGAACCGGCATTTTTGGGCTATGTCGGTGCAGGCATGGCTGATGCCGTGGCAGTCGGAAATATTTTTGCCTCCCCACCACCTAATCCAATTTTAGAAGCGACGAAAGCAATCGACAAAGGAGCCGGTGTCGTCTACGTTTACGGAAATTATGCCGGCGATGTGATGAACTTCGGCATGGCCGCTGAACTTGCTGAGCTAGAAGCGGGGATCCGCGTCGGGCAAGTGATTGCCACAGACGATGTCGCCTCAGCCCCTAAGGAAGAGGCAAACAAACGTCGCGGCATTGCTGGAGAGTTTTTCGTTTGGAAAGTAGCGGGTGCGGCTGCGGACAGAGGATACGGTATGGACGAAGTGATGCGGCTCGCCAACAAGGCTAACGCCAACACCCGCACGATGGGCGTCGGGCTTGGCCCGTGTTACATCCCGCAAACTGGCAAGCCGAGCTTCGAACTTGCGGGCGATGAGATGGAAATCGGGCTCGGACACCACGGTGAACCAGGGATTGAAAAAGGAAAGCTACAATCGGCTGATCAGGTGGCCGACCGCCTGCTAACTGACATTTTAACCGATATGCCGCTCGCACGAGGTGCAAAAGTTGCCGTTCTCGTCAACGGGTTAGGCGCAACCCCACGTATGGAATTATATATTATTTTCCGGAGGGTTAAACAGCTGCTTAGCGAAAAGGGCATCGCCATTTACCGGACGTATGTCGGCGATTACATCACCTCGCTAGAGATGAGTGGCTGTTCGCTGACGGTGATGACATTGGATGACGAATTGGCAGTGGCCGTGGACTATCCTGTCGATTGTCCGATGTTCGTGCAAAAATAG
- the dhaL gene encoding dihydroxyacetone kinase subunit DhaL — protein MYTVEDWKRYFKSVAVAIDKEKDILSELDRKIGDGDHGVTMSIGWQAVKEKLEGELKDVQDCGKICVAVGLTFLNAVGSTVGPLYATGFLRGAIVLQQKSMLSGEDLVQFWTAFVDGIKARGQAEVGDKTMVDTFAPASDALRENFAQSGDLLRAFTEAVAAGEQGMRSTRELISKKGRSSCLGQRSVGNQDPGATSAYILLQTFLQSIRAVQNV, from the coding sequence ATGTACACCGTAGAAGACTGGAAAAGATATTTTAAATCCGTTGCAGTAGCGATTGATAAGGAAAAAGACATTCTTTCAGAACTCGATCGGAAGATCGGCGACGGCGATCACGGCGTGACAATGTCGATCGGTTGGCAAGCGGTTAAGGAAAAACTAGAAGGCGAATTAAAGGATGTGCAAGATTGCGGGAAGATTTGTGTCGCGGTTGGCCTAACTTTTTTAAATGCCGTCGGTTCGACGGTCGGGCCGTTGTACGCGACTGGTTTTCTAAGGGGCGCAATCGTGCTACAACAAAAATCGATGCTGTCGGGAGAGGACCTTGTGCAATTTTGGACGGCTTTTGTCGACGGGATTAAGGCGCGTGGACAGGCGGAAGTTGGCGACAAAACGATGGTCGATACGTTTGCTCCCGCCAGCGATGCCTTGAGAGAAAACTTTGCACAAAGTGGTGATTTGCTCCGTGCTTTTACGGAAGCCGTTGCTGCTGGGGAACAGGGCATGCGATCGACACGAGAACTTATCTCGAAAAAAGGCCGTTCGAGCTGCTTGGGACAGCGGTCGGTAGGCAATCAAGACCCGGGGGCTACGTCGGCGTATATCTTATTGCAGACGTTCCTGCAATCGATCCGCGCCGTGCAAAACGTATAA
- a CDS encoding hydantoinase/oxoprolinase family protein, protein MADVRVAVDVGGTFTDVFVFNQSTGDISVTKVSSVPANPAVGIINGVKKSGVPAADIRLFSHGTTVGTNALITRRLPRAGLVATRGFRDVLEIGRATKEDLWDAYKDRATPYIPRRDRLEVTERINYDGRVVAALDEAEARRVARIFKRREVESIAVCFINAYVNGVHERRMKEILEEEIPGVMVSISSEVLPEIFEAERTSTTAVNAVLGPVLDKYMNHLTRELKHMGYEREVLVLHSGGGVMTAETTSRFAARIAASGLAGGAVAMSHVAKLCGYPHAMGLDMGGTSTDVSLMWDGDLRVTKDWSIEYGYPIRFPAIEIKTIGAGGGSEAWIDDGDSLRNGPQSAGADPGPVCYRKGGETPTNTDANVVLGRLGVSLLSGDMALDEAAAHRAIEEEIAVPLGMDTVEAAAAIIQLANANMCDALRLISVQKGYDPRDFALVAFGGAGPLHGAEVAKEMHIPTVIVPPHPGIASAMGCLLVDIAHDFSQSMVVSATEEGLAELEGTFRSLEEQALEQLVKDGAAAKDVELLRFVDMRYTGQWRTQAILWQKGGIDELLTAFHREHEREFAFSRPEQPVEIFGVRLRAVGRIPKPALPRHQKREVTILSAHETVGTASACRRGGDDTPSNQSHEQTVVVRPFDSRQVYFKEASGFTHTPVFNRSELPAGTRIVGPAIVEQMDSTTVIPPDVVAEVDEYLNIMMHIEQGVSS, encoded by the coding sequence GTGGCAGATGTACGCGTTGCCGTCGATGTGGGCGGCACATTTACGGATGTATTCGTGTTTAATCAGTCGACAGGAGATATTTCGGTGACGAAAGTGTCCTCGGTGCCTGCGAATCCCGCAGTCGGGATCATTAACGGAGTGAAAAAAAGCGGGGTCCCCGCCGCGGACATCCGTTTGTTCAGTCACGGGACGACGGTGGGAACGAATGCGCTCATTACGCGGCGGTTGCCGCGAGCAGGGTTGGTGGCAACGAGAGGGTTTCGCGACGTGTTGGAAATTGGTCGGGCGACGAAGGAAGATTTATGGGACGCCTATAAAGACCGTGCGACCCCTTATATCCCGCGCCGGGATCGGCTGGAAGTGACGGAACGGATTAACTACGACGGACGGGTAGTCGCTGCGCTCGACGAGGCGGAGGCACGGCGGGTGGCACGCATTTTCAAGCGGCGGGAAGTCGAGTCGATCGCTGTCTGCTTTATTAACGCTTATGTAAACGGTGTCCACGAACGACGGATGAAAGAAATTTTGGAAGAAGAAATTCCCGGGGTGATGGTGTCCATTTCTAGTGAAGTGTTGCCGGAAATTTTTGAAGCCGAGCGCACGAGTACGACGGCTGTTAACGCGGTTCTCGGTCCGGTGTTAGACAAGTACATGAACCACCTCACCCGGGAATTGAAACATATGGGCTATGAACGGGAGGTGCTCGTTCTTCACTCGGGCGGCGGTGTAATGACGGCCGAGACGACCTCCCGCTTCGCCGCGCGAATTGCCGCTTCGGGGTTGGCGGGTGGCGCGGTTGCAATGTCCCACGTCGCCAAACTGTGCGGTTACCCGCATGCGATGGGACTAGATATGGGTGGTACGAGTACGGATGTGTCGCTCATGTGGGACGGCGACCTCCGGGTGACGAAAGACTGGAGTATCGAATACGGTTACCCGATTCGCTTTCCGGCGATCGAGATTAAGACGATCGGTGCGGGCGGCGGTTCAGAAGCGTGGATTGACGACGGCGATTCCTTGCGCAACGGCCCACAGAGCGCGGGCGCTGATCCCGGCCCTGTCTGCTACCGCAAAGGCGGTGAGACGCCGACCAATACGGATGCTAATGTCGTGTTAGGACGACTGGGGGTCAGTCTGTTGAGCGGGGACATGGCGTTAGACGAGGCGGCTGCGCATCGGGCGATCGAAGAAGAAATCGCCGTTCCCTTAGGAATGGACACTGTTGAAGCAGCGGCAGCTATTATTCAATTGGCAAACGCTAACATGTGTGATGCGCTGCGTCTCATTTCTGTACAGAAAGGGTATGATCCGCGTGACTTTGCGCTTGTTGCTTTCGGTGGAGCGGGGCCGTTACACGGAGCGGAAGTGGCGAAGGAGATGCACATACCGACAGTGATCGTGCCGCCGCACCCAGGCATTGCCTCGGCGATGGGCTGCTTGCTTGTCGATATCGCACACGATTTTTCACAGTCGATGGTCGTGTCGGCGACGGAAGAAGGTTTAGCGGAACTTGAAGGCACGTTTCGTTCCTTGGAAGAGCAGGCATTGGAACAGTTAGTGAAAGACGGGGCTGCAGCGAAAGACGTCGAATTGTTGCGTTTTGTGGACATGCGCTATACGGGACAGTGGCGCACCCAAGCGATTCTGTGGCAAAAGGGAGGCATAGACGAGCTGTTGACAGCGTTTCACCGCGAACACGAGCGGGAATTCGCTTTTTCTCGCCCCGAGCAGCCGGTGGAAATCTTCGGTGTGAGACTGCGGGCGGTCGGACGGATTCCAAAACCAGCTTTACCGCGTCATCAGAAGAGAGAGGTAACCATTTTATCTGCTCATGAAACGGTGGGAACCGCTTCTGCATGTCGGCGGGGCGGAGATGACACTCCTTCGAATCAGTCGCATGAACAAACCGTTGTCGTCCGCCCGTTCGACTCGCGACAAGTGTACTTTAAGGAAGCGAGTGGTTTCACGCATACACCAGTCTTTAACCGAAGTGAATTGCCTGCGGGCACGCGCATCGTCGGACCGGCAATCGTCGAACAGATGGATTCGACCACCGTCATTCCACCGGATGTCGTCGCAGAAGTGGACGAGTACTTGAACATTATGATGCACATCGAGCAGGGGGTGTCGTCGTGA
- a CDS encoding aspartate/glutamate racemase family protein: protein MKVIGLIGGMSWESTVEYYRIINESVKQTLGGLHSAKCILYSVDFAEIERDQVAGNWKKAGHTLGAAAAALQKAGADFIVICTNTMHKVVDDVAAHISIPILHIAEATATQIKEKDLQTVGLLGTKYTMEQDFYISRIERHGIDVLVPVGEARDVVNKVIFEELCLGDIQQSSREYYMQVIKNLVDRGAEGIILGCTEIGLLLEQEDSPVPLFDTTVIHAQEAVRKALGE from the coding sequence GTGAAAGTCATTGGTCTCATTGGTGGGATGAGTTGGGAATCTACTGTTGAGTATTATCGGATCATTAACGAGTCGGTGAAACAAACACTCGGGGGGTTGCATTCCGCGAAGTGCATTTTGTACAGTGTGGATTTTGCCGAGATCGAACGGGATCAAGTAGCAGGGAACTGGAAAAAGGCAGGGCACACTTTAGGCGCTGCAGCGGCAGCTCTGCAAAAAGCGGGGGCGGACTTTATCGTCATATGTACGAATACGATGCATAAAGTCGTCGACGACGTTGCCGCACATATTAGTATACCGATTTTACATATTGCCGAGGCTACGGCAACGCAAATTAAAGAAAAGGACTTGCAAACCGTAGGACTACTCGGTACGAAATATACGATGGAGCAAGATTTTTATATTTCGCGTATCGAACGTCACGGCATCGATGTATTAGTACCCGTGGGAGAAGCGCGAGATGTCGTTAATAAGGTCATATTTGAGGAGTTGTGCCTAGGCGATATTCAACAATCATCGCGCGAGTATTACATGCAAGTGATTAAGAATCTCGTAGACCGTGGGGCTGAAGGCATTATTTTAGGTTGTACCGAGATTGGGTTATTACTCGAACAAGAAGATTCCCCTGTGCCACTATTCGATACGACTGTCATCCACGCGCAAGAAGCGGTCCGCAAGGCGTTAGGGGAATAA
- the rpiB gene encoding ribose 5-phosphate isomerase B produces MRIALGSDHNGYFLKEELKKHVQDLGHDVIDYGCDSCEAVDYPDVAFRVAEDIVSKKVSRGILICGTGIGVAIAAGKVPGVRAALCHDTYSAERAQKSNNAQILTMGAQVIGVQLAKKVVDAYLKAQFSGGNSGRKVQKIINKENELLKGEANGYEETHQ; encoded by the coding sequence GTGAGAATCGCGTTAGGATCCGACCACAACGGGTATTTCCTTAAAGAAGAGCTAAAAAAGCACGTGCAGGATCTCGGACACGACGTCATTGACTACGGATGTGATTCGTGTGAAGCTGTCGACTACCCAGATGTCGCCTTTCGCGTGGCTGAAGATATCGTGAGTAAAAAAGTGTCGCGAGGTATCTTGATTTGTGGGACGGGGATCGGTGTCGCCATTGCAGCAGGAAAAGTTCCTGGGGTCCGAGCGGCTCTCTGCCACGATACGTATTCGGCGGAGCGGGCACAAAAAAGTAACAATGCGCAAATTTTAACGATGGGTGCCCAAGTGATTGGCGTACAATTGGCGAAGAAGGTAGTAGATGCGTATTTGAAGGCGCAATTTAGCGGGGGTAACTCCGGGCGGAAGGTACAGAAAATTATTAATAAGGAAAACGAGTTATTGAAAGGGGAGGCAAACGGTTATGAAGAAACTCATCAATAA